A single genomic interval of Brevundimonas diminuta harbors:
- a CDS encoding aspartate carbamoyltransferase catalytic subunit, producing the protein MTQPAQVTDQTIRDRLVPFPKPHFLAASDLDPYVTPQLLDLGDAFVDFNRQSSKALDLLHGRTVVNLFFENSTRTSSSFEIAAKRLGADVVTMPVAASSVKKGETLIDTAVTLNAMKPDILVIRHSASGAAELLSQKVGCAVVNAGDGRHEHPTQALLDLLSMRRAFGDVTSLTVAICGDITHSRVARSNVALLQMMGARVRLIGPPTLVPGDADRWGCEVFHDMREGLKGCDVVMMLRLQLERMAGALVPSTREYFRFWGLDREKLAWANPGARVMHPGPMNRGVEIDSDVADDLDVSLIQDQVEMGVAARMAVLASLSARWGDAR; encoded by the coding sequence ATGACCCAGCCCGCTCAAGTCACCGATCAGACCATCCGCGACCGGCTGGTTCCGTTCCCAAAACCGCACTTCCTGGCCGCATCGGACCTCGATCCGTATGTGACGCCGCAGTTGCTGGACCTGGGCGACGCCTTCGTCGACTTCAATCGCCAGTCGTCCAAGGCCCTGGACCTGCTGCACGGCCGCACGGTCGTGAACCTGTTCTTCGAGAACTCAACCCGCACCAGTTCCTCTTTCGAAATCGCCGCCAAGCGGTTGGGCGCCGACGTCGTGACCATGCCGGTCGCCGCCTCTTCGGTGAAGAAGGGCGAAACCCTAATCGACACGGCGGTCACCCTGAACGCCATGAAGCCCGACATCCTGGTCATCCGCCACTCGGCCTCGGGCGCGGCCGAACTGTTGAGCCAGAAGGTGGGCTGCGCCGTCGTCAACGCCGGGGACGGCCGCCACGAACACCCGACCCAAGCCCTGCTTGATTTGCTGTCCATGCGCCGCGCTTTCGGCGATGTGACCAGCCTGACCGTCGCCATCTGCGGCGACATCACCCACAGCCGCGTGGCGCGGTCGAACGTCGCCCTGCTGCAGATGATGGGCGCGCGGGTCCGCCTGATCGGCCCGCCGACTTTGGTGCCCGGCGACGCCGATCGCTGGGGCTGCGAAGTCTTCCATGACATGCGTGAGGGTCTGAAGGGCTGCGACGTGGTCATGATGCTGCGGCTTCAACTGGAGCGGATGGCCGGCGCCCTGGTCCCCTCGACCCGTGAATATTTCCGCTTCTGGGGCCTGGATCGCGAGAAGCTGGCCTGGGCCAATCCGGGCGCGCGGGTCATGCACCCCGGCCCGATGAACCGTGGCGTCGAAATCGATTCCGACGTGGCTGACGACCTGGATGTCTCTCTGATCCAGGATCAGGTCGAGATGGGCGTCGCCGCCCGCATGGCCGTGCTGGCCTCCCTCTCCGCCCGTTGGGGAGACGCCCGATGA
- the dprA gene encoding DNA-processing protein DprA, which translates to MSLDPAERLARLRLARTDRIGPVAFTQLIGRYGSALSALDTLPDLVRKFGAASVPPPVETVEREIAAGDAIGARLLVLGDPEYPEMLAALDPPPPILWTRGRVDLLNQPSVAIVGARIASAGGQRIARGLAQQLGQAGHIVVSGMARGIDAAAHEGALATGTVAVLGGGVNDIYPSEHADLYARLTEQGCVVSESPVGARAQARDFPRRNRIISGLSRGVVVVEAEVRSGSLITARLAAEQGRDVFAVPGSPLDPRARGPNELLRQGAILCEGIEDIDRAFNTLRTLREPPADPLRFDGDLDDALLDRVAALLSPTPTPRDEIARALNAPVSQVAAALLELSLTGRADLLAGGLASL; encoded by the coding sequence GTGAGCCTGGACCCGGCCGAACGCCTCGCCCGGCTGCGGCTCGCCCGCACCGACCGCATCGGCCCCGTCGCCTTCACCCAACTGATCGGCCGCTACGGCTCGGCCCTCAGTGCGCTGGACACCCTGCCCGATCTGGTGCGCAAGTTCGGCGCCGCCTCCGTTCCGCCGCCCGTCGAGACGGTCGAACGCGAAATCGCCGCCGGCGACGCCATCGGAGCCCGCCTGCTGGTGCTGGGCGATCCCGAATATCCCGAGATGCTCGCCGCGCTCGATCCGCCGCCGCCGATTTTGTGGACGCGCGGTCGCGTCGATCTGCTGAACCAGCCCAGCGTCGCCATCGTCGGCGCCCGCATCGCCTCGGCGGGCGGCCAGCGGATCGCACGCGGTCTGGCGCAGCAACTCGGTCAGGCCGGCCATATCGTCGTCTCGGGCATGGCGCGCGGCATCGACGCCGCCGCCCACGAAGGCGCCCTGGCGACCGGGACCGTCGCGGTCCTGGGGGGCGGGGTGAACGACATCTATCCGTCCGAACACGCCGACCTCTACGCCCGCCTGACGGAACAAGGCTGCGTCGTCTCCGAAAGCCCGGTCGGCGCTCGCGCCCAGGCGCGCGATTTCCCGCGCCGCAACCGCATCATCTCGGGCCTGTCGCGCGGGGTTGTGGTCGTTGAAGCCGAGGTCCGGTCCGGTTCCCTGATCACCGCTCGTCTCGCCGCCGAACAGGGCCGCGATGTCTTCGCCGTGCCCGGATCGCCGCTGGATCCCCGCGCGCGCGGTCCGAACGAACTGCTGCGTCAGGGCGCCATCCTGTGCGAGGGGATCGAGGACATCGACCGCGCCTTCAACACCCTGCGCACCCTTCGCGAGCCGCCTGCCGATCCGTTGCGATTCGACGGCGACCTCGACGACGCCTTACTCGACCGCGTCGCCGCCCTGCTGTCGCCAACCCCGACGCCGCGCGACGAGATCGCCCGCGCCCTGAACGCCCCGGTGTCCCAGGTCGCCGCCGCCCTGCTGGAGCTCAGCCTGACCGGCCGCGCCGACCTGCTGGCCGGAGGTCTCGCTTCGCTCTAG
- a CDS encoding AEC family transporter → MTALIAGVLPVFLMIALGYGLRKSGFLPDEAWRPIEKLSINIFYPSFLIPAIWHADLAGGGATVAGAAAVGATLIVAAATLAAKPLITLDGPAYTSVFQGVIRWNSFVFVPVIQSVYGSEGTALAAVAIAFIIPVTNIACVAVLAKWGSLRREPSVVGLIKSMLANPILLACLIGLALNLLRVPLIPGLSDAMDLLGAAALPLGLIVAGAGLSFAEVKRRRTTIAAVSLVKLGVMPPLMWFIAWALGGDSLAQGIALICGAAPGSAASYILARQMGGDAPLIAGVIALTTVGSAVVIPILLALFHFT, encoded by the coding sequence TTGACGGCCCTGATCGCCGGCGTCCTGCCGGTCTTTCTGATGATCGCCCTGGGCTACGGCTTGCGAAAGTCCGGCTTCCTGCCCGACGAGGCGTGGCGGCCGATCGAGAAGCTGTCGATCAACATCTTCTACCCCAGCTTCCTGATCCCCGCGATCTGGCACGCCGACCTCGCCGGCGGCGGCGCGACCGTGGCGGGCGCGGCGGCGGTCGGGGCGACCCTGATCGTGGCGGCGGCGACCCTGGCGGCCAAGCCCCTGATCACACTGGACGGCCCGGCCTACACCAGCGTCTTTCAGGGCGTGATCCGCTGGAACAGCTTCGTCTTCGTGCCGGTGATCCAGTCGGTCTATGGCTCGGAAGGCACGGCGCTGGCCGCGGTCGCCATCGCCTTCATCATTCCCGTCACCAACATCGCCTGCGTCGCCGTGCTGGCGAAATGGGGTTCGCTGCGCCGCGAGCCGTCGGTGGTCGGGCTGATCAAGTCGATGCTGGCCAATCCGATTCTGCTGGCCTGCCTGATCGGCCTGGCGCTGAACCTGTTGCGCGTCCCGCTGATCCCGGGCCTGTCGGATGCGATGGACCTGCTGGGCGCCGCCGCCCTGCCGCTGGGCCTGATCGTCGCCGGGGCGGGTCTGTCCTTCGCCGAGGTCAAACGCCGCCGCACCACCATCGCCGCTGTCAGCCTGGTCAAGCTGGGCGTCATGCCGCCGCTGATGTGGTTCATCGCCTGGGCCCTGGGCGGCGACAGTCTGGCGCAGGGCATCGCCCTGATCTGCGGCGCGGCTCCCGGATCGGCCGCCTCCTACATCCTGGCGCGTCAGATGGGCGGCGACGCCCCCCTGATCGCCGGCGTCATCGCCCTGACCACCGTGGGCAGCGCCGTGGTCATTCCCATTCTGCTGGCCCTGTTCCACTTCACCTGA
- the plsY gene encoding glycerol-3-phosphate 1-O-acyltransferase PlsY has product MQDLVAPAFGTLALVALGGYLLGSVPFGVVITRAAGAGDVRNIGSGNIGATNVLRTGRKDLALATLLLDAGKGAVALLIARHLFGSELAGAIAGGAAFLGHLFPVWLGFKGGKGVATFYGLLLAAAWPLGLMAGAVWLLCAFLFRYSSLAALISSATAPLLALLPLAVVGLPVSLPILTLTVFAAILIWVRHHQNIARLLKGEEPRIGAKKA; this is encoded by the coding sequence GTGCAGGATCTAGTGGCCCCAGCTTTCGGGACCTTGGCGCTGGTGGCGCTGGGCGGCTATCTGCTCGGCTCGGTTCCGTTCGGCGTGGTGATCACGCGTGCAGCCGGCGCCGGCGACGTGCGCAATATCGGCTCGGGCAATATCGGCGCGACCAATGTCCTTCGCACCGGCCGCAAGGATCTTGCCCTGGCCACCCTGCTTCTGGACGCCGGCAAGGGCGCGGTCGCCCTGCTGATCGCCCGTCATCTATTCGGCAGCGAACTGGCCGGCGCCATCGCCGGCGGCGCGGCCTTCCTGGGCCACCTCTTTCCCGTCTGGCTGGGCTTCAAGGGCGGCAAGGGCGTCGCCACCTTCTATGGCCTGCTGCTGGCCGCCGCCTGGCCGCTGGGCCTGATGGCGGGGGCGGTCTGGCTGCTCTGCGCCTTCCTGTTCCGCTATTCGTCGCTGGCGGCGCTCATTTCATCGGCGACCGCGCCGCTGCTGGCCCTTCTGCCGCTCGCTGTCGTCGGCCTGCCGGTCAGCCTGCCCATCCTCACCCTGACCGTCTTCGCCGCTATCCTGATCTGGGTTCGACATCACCAGAACATCGCCCGGCTGCTTAAGGGCGAGGAACCGCGCATCGGGGCCAAGAAGGCGTGA
- the ruvX gene encoding Holliday junction resolvase RuvX — MPVLDLLDLPAACPPDTPWMGLDLGEKTIGVAVSDSTRLIASPLELVRKSKFTLEAEHLFKLMAHRKVSALVIGLPANMDGTEGPRAQSCRAFARNLERLRPVNIAFWDERLSTSAVERFLIEDLDLNRKRRAQVVDRTAAAWILQGALDRVRDQATWV; from the coding sequence GTGCCCGTCCTCGACCTCCTCGACCTGCCCGCCGCCTGCCCGCCCGACACGCCGTGGATGGGGCTGGATTTGGGCGAAAAAACTATCGGCGTCGCCGTGTCGGATTCCACCCGCCTGATCGCCTCGCCCCTGGAGCTGGTCCGCAAGTCAAAGTTCACGCTTGAAGCCGAACACCTGTTCAAACTGATGGCGCATCGCAAGGTTTCGGCCCTGGTCATCGGCCTGCCCGCCAACATGGACGGCACGGAAGGCCCGCGCGCCCAGTCGTGCCGCGCCTTCGCCCGCAATCTGGAGCGGCTGCGGCCCGTCAACATCGCCTTCTGGGACGAGCGGCTGTCCACCAGCGCCGTCGAGCGTTTCCTGATCGAGGATCTGGACCTGAACCGCAAACGCCGCGCCCAGGTCGTGGACCGCACCGCCGCCGCCTGGATTCTGCAAGGGGCGCTTGATCGGGTTCGGGATCAGGCGACCTGGGTTTGA
- the gatA gene encoding Asp-tRNA(Asn)/Glu-tRNA(Gln) amidotransferase subunit GatA, which produces MSDLTKLTLKGAVDGLKAKDFTSAEITQAFLTTIEAANPTLNAYVEVTADKAMDMARASDARIASGQAGALEGAPLGIKDLFCTEGVQTTAGSNMLRGFTPPYESTVTANLWRDGAVMLGKLNMDEFAMGSSNETSAFGPVKNPWKSTGSNAELTPGGSSGGSASAVAADLCLAATASDTGGSIRQPAAFTGTVGIKPTYGRASRFGMVAFASSLDQAGPITKTVEDAALLLQSMCSFDAKDSTSLDIPTPDWTQSVGQSVKGLRIGVPREYVVDGMPAEIQALWDQGVAWLKDAGCEIVEISLPHTNYALPTYYIVAPAEASSNLARYDGMRFGHRAEDFKSLDDLYATSRAEGFGKEVQRRLTIGAYVLSAGFYDAYYVKALKVRRRIAEDFDNVWGQVDAILTPSTPSAAFALGDKQIDPLTMYLNDVFTVTTNLAGLPGISVPAGVDAGGLPLGLQVIGKALDEATVFQVGAALERAAGFTAKPGKWW; this is translated from the coding sequence ATGAGCGACCTGACCAAACTGACCCTGAAGGGCGCCGTCGACGGACTAAAGGCCAAGGACTTCACCTCGGCCGAAATCACCCAGGCCTTTCTGACCACGATCGAGGCCGCCAATCCGACCCTGAACGCCTATGTCGAGGTGACGGCGGACAAGGCCATGGACATGGCGCGCGCGTCGGACGCCCGTATCGCCTCCGGCCAGGCCGGGGCGCTGGAAGGCGCGCCGTTGGGGATCAAGGACCTGTTCTGCACCGAGGGCGTGCAGACGACGGCCGGGTCCAACATGCTGCGCGGCTTCACGCCCCCCTATGAATCGACCGTCACCGCCAACCTGTGGCGCGACGGGGCAGTCATGCTGGGCAAGCTGAACATGGACGAGTTCGCCATGGGCTCGTCCAACGAGACCTCGGCCTTTGGTCCGGTGAAGAACCCGTGGAAATCAACCGGCTCGAACGCCGAGCTGACGCCGGGCGGTTCGTCGGGCGGTTCGGCCTCGGCCGTGGCGGCCGACCTGTGCCTGGCCGCCACCGCATCGGACACCGGCGGTTCGATCCGCCAGCCCGCCGCCTTCACCGGCACGGTCGGGATCAAGCCCACCTATGGCCGCGCCAGCCGCTTCGGCATGGTGGCCTTCGCCTCATCGCTGGACCAGGCCGGGCCGATCACCAAGACGGTCGAGGACGCGGCCTTGCTGCTGCAATCCATGTGCTCGTTCGACGCCAAGGATTCGACCAGCCTGGACATCCCGACGCCCGACTGGACCCAATCGGTCGGCCAATCGGTCAAGGGTCTGCGCATCGGCGTGCCGCGCGAATATGTCGTGGACGGGATGCCGGCCGAGATTCAGGCCCTGTGGGATCAGGGCGTGGCCTGGCTGAAGGACGCCGGCTGCGAGATCGTCGAGATCAGCCTGCCGCACACCAACTACGCCCTGCCGACCTACTATATCGTGGCGCCGGCCGAGGCCTCGTCGAACCTGGCCCGCTACGACGGGATGCGGTTCGGGCATCGGGCGGAGGACTTCAAGTCGCTGGACGACCTGTATGCGACCTCGCGCGCCGAGGGCTTCGGCAAGGAGGTCCAACGTCGCCTGACCATCGGCGCCTATGTGCTGTCGGCCGGCTTCTACGACGCCTACTACGTCAAGGCGCTGAAGGTGCGTCGCCGCATCGCCGAGGACTTCGACAACGTCTGGGGCCAGGTGGACGCCATCCTGACGCCGTCGACGCCGTCGGCTGCGTTCGCGCTGGGCGACAAGCAGATCGACCCGCTGACCATGTATCTGAACGACGTCTTCACGGTGACGACCAATCTGGCCGGCCTGCCGGGCATTTCGGTCCCGGCGGGCGTGGACGCCGGCGGCCTGCCGCTGGGGCTGCAGGTCATCGGCAAGGCGCTGGACGAGGCGACGGTCTTCCAGGTCGGCGCCGCGTTGGAACGGGCGGCGGGCTTCACGGCCAAGCCGGGCAAGTGGTGGTGA
- the gatB gene encoding Asp-tRNA(Asn)/Glu-tRNA(Gln) amidotransferase subunit GatB, with the protein MSDNTKTIKGRTGDWEIVMGLEIHAQVASKAKLFSGAAVGFGAGPNEQVSLVDAGFPGMLPTLNKHCVEQAVKTGLGLRAQINRRSQFDRKNYFYPDLPTGYQISQLYYPIVGEGVVEVEAEDGSFFNVGIERLHLEQDAGKLIHDLSPTESYVDLNRAGTALMEIVSRPDLRTPDEAVAYVKKIRTILIYLGTCDGDMEKGNLRADVNVSVCRAGNYDKFKETGDFSYLGTRCEIKNVNSFRFISQAIQYEARRQIEILEDGGSITQETRLYDPTAGETRSMRSKEEAQDYRYFPDPDLLPLDLEEAWIAEIKALLPELPDDKRKRLMADYGLSQYDAIVLISEQAKADYFEAAAKGRDAKLVSNWVTNEVSARLAAEGKDFSENPLPAAHVAQLVELIETNVISSKIAKEVFDHVWNGEGSPAEVVEKHGLKQVTDTGAIEKAVDEIIAANPDKAAAVAEKPQAIGWFVGQVMKATGGKANPAAVNDILKAKLGL; encoded by the coding sequence ATGAGCGACAATACCAAGACCATCAAAGGCCGCACCGGCGATTGGGAAATCGTCATGGGCCTGGAAATCCACGCCCAGGTGGCGTCGAAGGCCAAGCTGTTCTCCGGCGCCGCCGTCGGCTTCGGCGCGGGACCGAACGAGCAGGTGTCGCTGGTCGATGCGGGCTTTCCCGGCATGCTGCCGACGCTGAACAAACACTGCGTCGAACAGGCGGTGAAGACGGGCCTGGGCCTGCGCGCGCAGATCAACCGCCGCAGCCAGTTCGACCGCAAGAACTACTTCTATCCCGACCTGCCGACCGGCTATCAGATCAGCCAGCTCTATTACCCCATCGTGGGCGAGGGCGTGGTCGAGGTGGAGGCCGAGGACGGCAGCTTCTTCAACGTCGGCATCGAGCGGCTGCACCTGGAGCAGGATGCGGGCAAGCTGATCCACGACCTGTCGCCGACCGAAAGCTACGTCGACCTGAACCGGGCCGGCACGGCGCTGATGGAGATTGTTTCTCGTCCCGACCTGCGCACGCCGGACGAGGCGGTGGCCTATGTGAAGAAGATCCGGACCATCCTGATCTATCTGGGCACCTGCGACGGCGACATGGAGAAGGGCAATCTACGAGCCGACGTAAACGTGTCTGTCTGCCGGGCCGGGAACTACGACAAGTTCAAGGAAACGGGCGACTTCAGCTATCTCGGCACGCGCTGCGAGATCAAGAACGTCAACAGCTTCCGCTTCATTTCTCAGGCGATCCAGTATGAGGCGCGCCGCCAGATCGAGATCCTGGAAGACGGCGGTTCGATCACCCAGGAGACGCGCCTTTACGACCCGACGGCCGGCGAGACGCGCTCGATGCGGTCCAAGGAGGAGGCGCAGGACTATCGCTACTTCCCCGATCCCGACCTGCTGCCGCTGGATCTGGAAGAGGCGTGGATCGCCGAGATCAAGGCGTTGCTGCCCGAGCTGCCGGACGACAAGCGCAAGCGTCTGATGGCCGACTATGGCCTGTCGCAATACGACGCCATCGTGCTGATCTCGGAACAGGCCAAGGCCGACTATTTCGAAGCCGCCGCCAAGGGGCGGGACGCCAAACTGGTGTCGAACTGGGTCACCAACGAGGTGTCGGCGCGCCTGGCGGCCGAGGGCAAGGACTTCAGCGAGAACCCGCTGCCGGCGGCGCACGTCGCGCAGCTGGTGGAGTTGATCGAGACGAACGTCATCTCGTCCAAGATCGCCAAGGAGGTCTTCGATCACGTCTGGAACGGCGAAGGCTCGCCGGCCGAGGTGGTCGAGAAGCACGGCCTGAAACAGGTCACGGACACCGGCGCCATCGAAAAGGCCGTGGACGAGATCATCGCCGCCAATCCGGACAAGGCGGCGGCGGTGGCTGAAAAGCCCCAGGCCATCGGCTGGTTCGTCGGTCAGGTCATGAAGGCCACGGGCGGCAAGGCCAACCCGGCGGCGGTCAACGACATCCTGAAGGCCAAGCTGGGGCTCTGA
- the pyrC gene encoding dihydroorotase, translating to MTTVAIINARLLDPASDYDGPGGLLIQDGRISRVIHGPTPDLAADQIIDADGFCLAPGLIDIRVKTGEPGAEPKETLKSASLAAAAGGVTTIVVQPDTDPAVDDPAMIDFIQRRGAALNLVNVRAAGAATKALDGQRMAEIGLMDEAGALYFTDGDKVIVNSRTLQRVMSYAAAFNALIACRPADPWLTEGAVAASGELATRLGLSGSPAIAERIGLERDLALVEQTGARFLVDQISTEGALDTLARARAKGLEVAVSVSINHLCFNEVDIGDYRTFYRLDPPLRSEADRQALIEAVREGLIDVITSAHAPAPAEDKRRPFAEAAPGAIGLETLLPAALTLHHEDGLDLLDVLRPLTQGPAALLGLDAGVLAEGAPADIILFDAGAPVIIDADALHSKSKNSPFDGRRLQGKLIGTWVNGRKVF from the coding sequence ATGACCACCGTCGCCATCATCAACGCCCGTTTGCTGGACCCCGCGTCCGACTATGACGGCCCAGGCGGCCTGTTGATCCAGGACGGCCGCATCAGCCGCGTCATCCATGGCCCGACGCCGGACCTGGCGGCGGATCAGATCATCGACGCCGACGGCTTCTGCCTCGCGCCCGGCCTGATCGACATCCGGGTCAAGACCGGCGAACCCGGCGCCGAGCCGAAGGAGACGCTGAAGTCCGCCAGCCTGGCCGCCGCCGCCGGGGGCGTGACGACCATCGTCGTCCAGCCCGACACCGACCCCGCCGTCGACGACCCCGCCATGATCGATTTCATCCAGCGGCGCGGCGCGGCGCTGAACCTCGTCAACGTCCGCGCCGCCGGCGCCGCGACCAAGGCTCTGGACGGTCAGCGCATGGCCGAGATCGGCCTGATGGACGAGGCCGGCGCCCTGTATTTCACCGACGGCGACAAAGTCATCGTCAACAGCCGCACCTTGCAACGGGTGATGAGCTACGCCGCCGCCTTTAACGCCCTGATCGCCTGCCGCCCGGCCGATCCCTGGCTGACGGAAGGCGCGGTCGCCGCCTCCGGCGAACTGGCCACGCGCCTGGGCCTTTCCGGCAGCCCCGCCATCGCCGAGCGGATCGGGCTGGAGCGCGATCTGGCCCTGGTCGAACAGACCGGCGCGCGGTTCCTGGTGGATCAGATTTCGACCGAGGGCGCGCTGGACACCCTGGCCCGCGCCCGCGCGAAGGGGCTGGAGGTCGCCGTCAGCGTCTCGATCAACCACCTGTGCTTCAACGAGGTGGACATCGGCGATTATCGCACCTTCTACCGGCTGGACCCGCCGCTGCGCTCCGAAGCCGACCGCCAGGCCCTGATCGAGGCCGTGCGGGAGGGCCTGATCGACGTCATCACCTCCGCCCACGCTCCCGCCCCGGCCGAGGACAAGCGCCGCCCGTTCGCCGAGGCCGCGCCCGGCGCGATCGGCCTGGAGACCCTGCTGCCCGCCGCCCTGACCCTGCATCACGAAGATGGTCTGGACCTGCTCGACGTGTTGCGTCCGCTGACCCAGGGCCCCGCCGCCCTGCTCGGCCTCGACGCCGGCGTCCTGGCCGAGGGCGCCCCTGCTGACATCATCCTGTTCGACGCCGGCGCCCCCGTCATCATCGACGCGGACGCCCTTCACTCCAAGTCCAAGAACTCGCCCTTCGACGGCCGCCGGCTTCAGGGCAAGCTGATCGGAACCTGGGTGAACGGTCGCAAGGTCTTCTGA
- a CDS encoding glycerophosphodiester phosphodiesterase family protein — MTRISAAAATLLLLSTTGCVGAPPVASAPPSGPAMAAYFDCVRDGGVAISAHRAVSALDQPENSIAAIEATGRAIPNAILELDAVLTKDRQLVLMHDDTMDRTTTGRGRVADLTLAQVKQARLKASNGALTRAAPPTLGEALDAAGRVGAIASIDLKPADGETTVDLARAVIDQVRQSRAGNRVILITYNDADARAVAAMAPEMMISAGLSGVDNLSGLNPAQILAWTGTREERPALWRALREAGVEVQFGTLGAEGMRRDDRYAADGDVSEYRDLVRQGVTVIATDTPLAVKSVLGAEVAKAATCARPR, encoded by the coding sequence ATGACCCGTATTTCCGCCGCCGCCGCGACCCTGCTGCTGCTTTCGACGACAGGTTGCGTGGGCGCTCCGCCGGTGGCGTCTGCGCCGCCCTCGGGTCCGGCGATGGCGGCCTATTTCGACTGCGTGCGGGACGGCGGCGTGGCGATTTCGGCGCACCGGGCGGTTTCGGCGCTGGACCAGCCAGAGAACTCCATCGCCGCCATCGAGGCGACAGGCCGGGCGATCCCCAATGCGATCCTGGAGCTGGACGCGGTCCTGACCAAGGACCGTCAGCTGGTTCTGATGCATGACGACACCATGGACCGGACGACCACGGGGCGCGGGCGGGTCGCGGACCTGACGCTGGCCCAGGTGAAACAGGCGCGGCTGAAGGCGTCGAACGGCGCCTTGACGCGCGCCGCGCCGCCGACGCTGGGCGAGGCGCTGGACGCCGCCGGACGCGTGGGCGCCATCGCCAGCATCGACCTGAAGCCTGCCGACGGCGAAACCACGGTCGATCTGGCGCGAGCCGTGATCGATCAGGTGCGCCAGTCGCGGGCCGGAAACCGGGTGATCCTGATCACCTATAATGACGCCGATGCGCGGGCGGTGGCGGCTATGGCGCCGGAGATGATGATCTCGGCCGGGTTAAGCGGCGTGGATAACCTGAGCGGGCTGAACCCGGCGCAGATCCTGGCCTGGACCGGCACGCGCGAGGAGCGTCCGGCGCTGTGGCGCGCCCTGCGTGAGGCCGGGGTCGAGGTTCAGTTCGGCACATTGGGCGCCGAGGGCATGCGCCGCGACGACCGCTACGCCGCCGATGGCGACGTTTCGGAATACCGCGATCTGGTGCGCCAGGGCGTGACCGTCATCGCCACCGACACGCCGCTGGCCGTCAAGTCGGTGCTGGGCGCCGAGGTGGCCAAGGCCGCGACGTGCGCGCGGCCGCGCTGA
- the gatC gene encoding Asp-tRNA(Asn)/Glu-tRNA(Gln) amidotransferase subunit GatC, with protein MAIDAATVRKVAHLARIKTPEDRLEPLAQELNGILAWIEQLDQVDVEGVEPMTSNVAQPLRLRDDVVTDGAKVDAVLSNAPKSADGFFVVPKVVE; from the coding sequence ATGGCCATCGACGCTGCGACGGTGCGCAAGGTTGCGCATCTCGCCCGCATCAAGACCCCCGAGGACCGGCTGGAGCCGCTGGCGCAGGAGCTGAACGGCATCCTGGCCTGGATCGAGCAGTTGGATCAGGTGGATGTCGAAGGCGTGGAGCCGATGACCTCGAACGTCGCCCAGCCGCTACGCCTGCGCGACGACGTCGTCACCGATGGCGCGAAGGTCGATGCGGTCCTGTCGAATGCGCCCAAGTCGGCGGACGGCTTCTTCGTCGTGCCCAAGGTGGTCGAATAG